In a genomic window of Nitrospinota bacterium:
- a CDS encoding glycosyltransferase family 2 protein: protein MTGNKVPKISLVVPMYNESENVDAFMAELIPALERIGPDFEIIAVDDGSTDDGVEKLEKLRERDGRIKIVQFRTNFGQTAAFSAGFDKATGDIIITIDADLQNDPADIPAMIEKLNEGYDIVAGWRHDRKDAFINRKLPSMIANRVISMTTNVHLHDYGCSLKVFRREVVKNIRLYGEMHRFIPAIASWMGVSVAEMRVNHRPRAAGVSKYGIGRTVRVLLDLMTVKFLLSYSTRPIQIFGLIGLGSGLIGFIIAAWVSFQRLFMDMPLFNRPILLLAVLLIFIGVQFISMGLLAELQARTYHESQNKPTYVIKRVWD, encoded by the coding sequence GCGTTCATGGCGGAGCTGATCCCCGCGCTCGAGAGGATCGGCCCGGATTTCGAGATTATCGCCGTGGACGACGGCTCCACGGACGACGGGGTGGAGAAGCTGGAAAAACTCAGGGAGCGCGACGGGCGGATAAAGATCGTGCAGTTCCGCACCAATTTCGGCCAGACCGCCGCCTTCTCCGCCGGGTTTGACAAGGCCACGGGCGACATCATCATCACAATAGACGCAGACCTGCAGAACGACCCGGCCGACATCCCGGCCATGATCGAAAAACTCAACGAAGGGTACGACATCGTGGCCGGATGGCGTCACGACAGGAAGGACGCTTTCATCAACCGCAAGTTGCCGTCCATGATCGCAAACCGCGTCATCTCCATGACCACCAACGTGCATCTGCACGACTATGGATGCTCGCTGAAGGTGTTCCGGCGGGAGGTGGTGAAGAACATACGGCTATACGGCGAGATGCACAGGTTCATCCCGGCCATCGCGTCGTGGATGGGGGTGAGCGTGGCGGAGATGCGCGTCAACCACAGGCCGCGGGCCGCCGGGGTGTCCAAATACGGCATAGGGCGCACGGTGCGCGTGCTACTCGACCTTATGACGGTGAAGTTCCTGCTCAGCTATTCCACAAGGCCCATACAGATATTCGGCCTGATAGGGCTTGGCTCCGGGCTTATCGGGTTCATCATAGCGGCGTGGGTGAGTTTTCAGCGGCTGTTCATGGACATGCCGCTTTTCAACAGGCCGATCCTGCTGCTGGCGGTGCTGTTGATATTCATCGGCGTCCAGTTCATTTCCATGGGGCTTTTGGCGGAGCTTCAGGCGAGGACCTACCACGAATCGCAAAACAAGCCCACATACGTCATAAAGCGCGTTTGGGACTGA